Proteins encoded by one window of Polaribacter haliotis:
- a CDS encoding TIGR03643 family protein, translating into MILDGIAIDRIIEMAWEDRTTFEAIQFQFGLKEQEVIDLMRREMKPKSFKMWRERVQGRRTKHEKLRTFEKGRFKCSRQKSISNNSIAKR; encoded by the coding sequence ATGATTTTAGATGGTATAGCAATTGATAGAATAATAGAGATGGCTTGGGAAGATAGAACAACTTTCGAAGCTATTCAATTTCAATTCGGATTAAAAGAGCAAGAAGTTATCGATTTAATGCGAAGAGAAATGAAGCCGAAAAGCTTTAAAATGTGGCGAGAAAGAGTTCAAGGAAGGAGAACGAAACACGAGAAATTAAGAACTTTCGAAAAAGGAAGATTTAAGTGTTCGAGGCAAAAATCAATATCAAACAACTCTATAGCAAAAAGATAA
- the folE gene encoding GTP cyclohydrolase I FolE, with the protein MITEVIPKEISEKLNGFSFEEVGDDHLFTGLQTPMKANAFELSDEEKKEKIANLFSEIMDVMGLDLTDDSLQGTPKRVAKMYIDEIFSGLNPANKPKVALFDNKYQYNQMLVEKNITFYSNCEHHFVPIFGKAHVAYISSGKVIGLSKLNRIVQYYAKRPQVQERLTNQIAEELKGILNTEDVAVIIDAKHLCVSSRGIKDDTSSTVTSYFGGKFQNQEKIAELQNTLNY; encoded by the coding sequence ATGATTACAGAAGTAATACCAAAAGAAATTTCAGAAAAATTAAATGGCTTTTCATTCGAAGAAGTTGGAGACGACCATTTATTTACTGGTTTGCAAACTCCAATGAAAGCAAATGCGTTTGAACTTTCTGATGAAGAAAAGAAAGAAAAAATTGCCAATTTATTTTCAGAAATAATGGATGTAATGGGGTTGGATTTAACTGATGATTCTTTACAAGGAACTCCAAAAAGAGTTGCCAAAATGTATATTGATGAAATATTCAGCGGATTAAACCCAGCCAATAAACCAAAAGTTGCTTTGTTTGATAACAAATACCAATACAACCAAATGTTGGTGGAAAAAAATATTACTTTCTATTCTAATTGCGAGCATCATTTTGTGCCAATTTTTGGAAAAGCACATGTTGCCTATATTTCATCAGGAAAAGTAATCGGACTTTCTAAATTGAATAGAATCGTTCAATACTATGCAAAAAGACCGCAAGTTCAAGAAAGATTAACAAACCAAATTGCGGAAGAATTAAAAGGAATTTTAAATACAGAAGATGTTGCAGTAATAATTGATGCAAAACATTTATGTGTTTCTTCAAGGGGAATTAAAGATGATACTTCTTCTACTGTCACCTCTTATTTTGGAGGTAAATTCCAAAATCAAGAAAAAATAGCAGAATTACAAAATACATTAAATTACTAA
- a CDS encoding SDR family NAD(P)-dependent oxidoreductase → MRKILVIGGSKGIGNAIVTALVEENSIINISRSAPLQPHTNLTHYNCNILEDALPEIEEIDALIYCPGSINLKPISRLKLEDFRNDFEINVVGAVKAIQHYLPSLKKGNNPNILLFSTVAAKLGMPFHASVAAAKSAVEGLTKSLGAELAPTIRVNAIAPTVTDTELASKLLRNERMIENITERHPLKKYLQPTEVADLATFLISDKATSISGQIFELDCGIVSFKI, encoded by the coding sequence ATGAGAAAAATATTAGTTATTGGAGGAAGCAAAGGAATTGGAAATGCAATTGTAACTGCTTTAGTTGAAGAAAACTCAATTATAAACATAAGCAGATCTGCTCCTTTGCAGCCTCACACTAATCTTACTCATTATAACTGCAATATTTTAGAAGATGCTTTACCAGAAATTGAAGAAATAGACGCTTTAATATACTGTCCTGGAAGCATTAACTTAAAACCAATTTCGAGGTTAAAGTTAGAAGATTTTAGAAACGATTTCGAAATTAATGTTGTTGGTGCTGTAAAAGCGATTCAACATTATTTACCTTCACTAAAAAAAGGAAACAACCCAAATATTTTATTATTTAGCACAGTTGCCGCCAAATTAGGTATGCCTTTTCACGCAAGTGTGGCTGCAGCAAAATCTGCTGTGGAAGGTTTAACAAAATCTTTGGGTGCAGAATTAGCACCCACAATTCGTGTAAATGCAATTGCACCCACAGTTACAGATACTGAACTGGCTTCAAAACTTTTAAGAAATGAACGTATGATAGAAAATATCACAGAACGTCATCCGCTTAAAAAATACTTACAACCTACTGAAGTTGCAGATTTGGCAACTTTCTTAATTTCTGACAAAGCAACATCTATTTCCGGACAAATTTTCGAATTAGATTGCGGAATTGTCAGTTTCAAAATTTAA
- a CDS encoding glutathione peroxidase, translated as MTNIYDIKINSLQNKAIDLSEYKNKFILFVNVASKCGFTSQYKELEELSNQYKENLVIIGVPCNQFGKQEPGNASEIQEFCEVNYGVSFLITEKVDVKGINQHPLYTWLTSREFNNKKSSTVKWNFQKYLVSPEGKLIDYYFSITKPLSSKITKHLK; from the coding sequence ATGACCAATATCTACGATATTAAAATCAATAGTTTACAAAATAAAGCTATTGACTTATCTGAATACAAAAACAAATTTATCTTGTTTGTAAATGTCGCTTCGAAATGTGGCTTTACTTCACAATATAAAGAATTGGAAGAATTAAGTAATCAATACAAAGAAAACTTGGTAATTATTGGAGTTCCTTGCAATCAATTTGGAAAACAAGAACCTGGAAATGCTTCTGAAATTCAAGAGTTTTGTGAGGTAAATTATGGAGTTTCGTTTCTAATAACAGAAAAAGTAGATGTGAAAGGAATTAACCAACATCCTTTATATACTTGGTTAACAAGTAGAGAATTTAACAACAAGAAGAGTTCTACTGTTAAGTGGAATTTTCAAAAATATTTGGTTTCTCCTGAAGGAAAATTAATCGATTATTATTTTTCAATTACAAAACCATTGAGTTCTAAAATCACTAAACACTTAAAATAA
- a CDS encoding Lacal_2735 family protein, giving the protein MFGLFKKKSAVEKLQEKYKKLMEEGFKLQSINRSDSDQKYLEADNLLKEIEKLKENS; this is encoded by the coding sequence ATGTTCGGACTTTTCAAAAAGAAATCAGCAGTAGAAAAATTACAAGAAAAATATAAAAAATTGATGGAAGAAGGTTTTAAGCTTCAATCTATCAATAGAAGTGATAGTGATCAGAAATATTTGGAAGCGGACAATCTTTTAAAAGAAATAGAAAAATTGAAAGAAAATTCTTAA